One window of the Primulina eburnea isolate SZY01 chromosome 18, ASM2296580v1, whole genome shotgun sequence genome contains the following:
- the LOC140819594 gene encoding uncharacterized protein, which yields MGISDAVLGNLTTLYLLVIAAMKAYGLAAGRSFSGCCVIVLSTVVVAAILIASLTWDVSRKATHALIARDHAHEMCRGGICWHGVAVKSPASQVRFRLPPQHHNA from the coding sequence ATGGGGATTTCCGACGCGGTGTTGGGCAACCTCACGACGCTCTACCTGCTAGTGATCGCGGCGATGAAGGCGTACGGTCTGGCGGCGGGCCGGAGTTTCAGCGGCTGCTGCGTCATCGTCCTCTCCACCGTCGTCGTGGCGGCGATACTTATCGCGAGTCTCACATGGGACGTTTCTCGCAAGGCCACCCACGCCCTAATCGCTCGCGACCACGCGCACGAGATGTGCCGCGGCGGCATCTGCTGGCACGGCGTCGCCGTCAAATCTCCGGCGTCTCAGGTCCGATTCAGGCTACCTCCACAACATCATAATGCTTGA